TGCTGCTCGGTGACGGCGTGGTCGGCTCCACCTGGTACTTCGCCGTCCAGGGCCTGCTGGCGATCGCCGCCGGCGTCGGGCTGTTCGCCGCCCGCGGCCGGGTCGGGAAGCTCATGGGCGACGTGCGCTGACGCCCCGTCACACCCGGCGGACCCCGCCCTGCCAGACGGCGGCGGTCAGCGGGACGCCCGGGCGGTACGCCAGGTGGACGTGCGAGGGGGCGTCCAGCAGCTGGAGGTCCGCCCGGGCGCCCGGGGCGATCCGCCCCACGTCGGTGCGGCGCAGCGCGAGCGCGCCGCCCGCGGTGGCGGCGTGCACCGCCTCGTCCGGGGTCATGCCCATCTCGCGGACCGCGACGGCCAGGCAGAACGGCATCGAACTGGTGAAGCTGGAGCCCGGGTTGCAGTCCGTGGAGAGCGCGACCTTCGCCCCGGCGTCCAGCAGCCGCCGGGCGTCCGGGTAGGGCGCGCGGGTGGAGAACTCCGCGCCCGGCAGCAGCGTCGCCACGGTGTCGCCGTCGGCCAGCGCGGCCACGTCCTGCTCGGTCAGGTGGGTGCAGTGGTCGGCGGACGCCGCACCCAGCTCCACCGCGAGCTGCACGCCCGGGCCGTGGCCCAGCTGGTTGGCGTGGACCCGCGGCCGCAGGCCCTTGGCGATTCCGGCGGTCAGCACCGCCCGCGCCTGGTCCCCGTCGAACGCCCCGCGCTCGCAGAACACGTCCACCCACCGCGCGTACGGGGCGCACGCCTCCAGCATCTCCCCGGTGACCAGCGCGACGTACCCCGCCGGGTCCTCCGCGAACTCCGGCCCCACCACGTGCGCGCCCAGGTAGGTGGTCTCCGCGGTGTGCCCGGCCGCGATCCGCAGCGAGCGCGCCTCGTCGACGGTGCTCAGCCCGTACCCCGACTTCACCTCGACGGTGGTGGTCCCCTGCCGCAGCATCTCGTCCAGGAACCGGGTGAGGTTGGCGTTCAGCTCCGCGTCGGACGCCGCCCGGGTCGCCGCCACCGTCGTGCGGATCCCGCCGGCGCTGTACGCCCGCCCGGACATCCGCGCGTTGAACTCGGCGGTGCGGTCCCCCGCGAACACCAGGTGCGAGTGGCTGTCCACGAACCCGGGCAGCACCGCGCGCCCGCCGGCGTCGACGGATTCGTCAGCGGCGGGAGCATCCGCACTCGCGCCGACCCACACGACGCTGTCCCCGTCCACGACCACCGCGGCGTCGGCGACCAGCCCGAGCGCCCCCTCGCCGATCGACGGGTCGTTGGTGACCAGCGACCCGATGTTGCTGATGAGCGTGCTCATGATCCCTACTCAGGTTGTGCGCCCCGTCGGGGGCGGGTGGGCGTGACCGTCACCGCAGGGCGGCCACGGCGTCCGACAGCGCCCGCCCCACGTCCGGAACGAGCTGGTGCGCCCCGTCCTTGACGATGTGCCGGCCGCCGACGACCAGGTGCCGCACGTCCGCCGCACTGGCCGCGAAGACGGCGATCTCCGCGCCGAGGGAGGGCGGCGGGCCCGCGGTCCGCGGCGTGTCCAGGGCGATCACGCAGAAGTCGGCGAGGGCGCCGGCCTCCAGGCGGCCCGCCTCGGACCAGCCGAGCGAGGCGTGGCCGTCCTCGGTGCCGGCCCGGAGCAGCGCGTTGGCGGTCCAGTGACCGCGGGTCCGGGTGCGCAGGCGTTCGTCCAGTTCGAGCGCGCGGGCCTCCTCGAACGGGTCGATGACGGCGTGGCTGTCGGAGCCGAGGCTGATCGGGCAGCCGGCCGAGGCGAGGCGGCGGGCGGGGCCGATGCCGTCGGCGAGGTCCCGTTCGGTGGTGGGGCACATGCAGACGGTGGTGGTGCTGTCGGACAGCAGGCGGACGTCCTCGTCCGTCAGGTGGGTGGCGTGCACCGCCGAGGTGCGCGGGCCGAGCACGCCGTGGTCGGCGAGCAGCCGGGTGGGGGTGACGCCGTGCGCGGTGAGGCAGGCGTCGTTCTCGGCGGTCTGCTCGGAGAGGTGGACGTGCAGCGGGGCCCTGCGCATCGCGGCCCAGTGCGCGACGGTGCCCAACTGCTCGGCGGGGACGGCGCGGACGCTGTGCACGGCAGCGCCGATCCGGGCGTGCTCGGCGCCCTTGAGCCCGGAGGCCCGGGCGGCCCAGGCGTCCGCGTCGCCGTCGGAGAAGCGGAGTTGGGGCGCGGTCGGCTCGGCCCCGAACCCGGCGGCCAGGTAGCAGGTGTCGAGCAGGGTGATCCGGATCCCGGCCCGGGCGGCGGCCTCGATCAGCGCCTCGCCCATCGCGTTCGGGTCGTCGTACCGGACGCCGCCGGGCGCGTGGTGCAGGTAGTGGAACTCGCCGACGGCGCTGATCCCGGCCAGCGCCATCTCGGCGTAGACGGCGGTGGCGAGCTCCAGGTAGCTGTCGGGGTCGAGCGTGGCGGCGACCCGGTACATGGTGTCGCGCCAGGTCCAGAACGTCCCGGAGCCGACCTGCACGGTGGAGCGCAGCGCCCGGTGGAAGGCGTGCGAGTGTGCGTTGGCCTGACCGGGCAGGGCGAGCCCCGCGAGCCGGACCGCCCCGGCGGGGCAGGGACCGCTGTCGGGGGTGACCCTGGCGATCCGCCCGCCGGGGCCGACGGCGATCAGGACGTCCCGCGCGACCCCGGGGCCGCCGGTGTGCGGGAGCCAGGCGTGCTCGGCCCAGTACGTCACGACCGCTGACATGCGAGATCCTCCA
The DNA window shown above is from Streptomyces sp. TLI_171 and carries:
- the hutI gene encoding imidazolonepropionase, with translation MSTLISNIGSLVTNDPSIGEGALGLVADAAVVVDGDSVVWVGASADAPAADESVDAGGRAVLPGFVDSHSHLVFAGDRTAEFNARMSGRAYSAGGIRTTVAATRAASDAELNANLTRFLDEMLRQGTTTVEVKSGYGLSTVDEARSLRIAAGHTAETTYLGAHVVGPEFAEDPAGYVALVTGEMLEACAPYARWVDVFCERGAFDGDQARAVLTAGIAKGLRPRVHANQLGHGPGVQLAVELGAASADHCTHLTEQDVAALADGDTVATLLPGAEFSTRAPYPDARRLLDAGAKVALSTDCNPGSSFTSSMPFCLAVAVREMGMTPDEAVHAATAGGALALRRTDVGRIAPGARADLQLLDAPSHVHLAYRPGVPLTAAVWQGGVRRV
- a CDS encoding formimidoylglutamate deiminase; the protein is MSAVVTYWAEHAWLPHTGGPGVARDVLIAVGPGGRIARVTPDSGPCPAGAVRLAGLALPGQANAHSHAFHRALRSTVQVGSGTFWTWRDTMYRVAATLDPDSYLELATAVYAEMALAGISAVGEFHYLHHAPGGVRYDDPNAMGEALIEAAARAGIRITLLDTCYLAAGFGAEPTAPQLRFSDGDADAWAARASGLKGAEHARIGAAVHSVRAVPAEQLGTVAHWAAMRRAPLHVHLSEQTAENDACLTAHGVTPTRLLADHGVLGPRTSAVHATHLTDEDVRLLSDSTTTVCMCPTTERDLADGIGPARRLASAGCPISLGSDSHAVIDPFEEARALELDERLRTRTRGHWTANALLRAGTEDGHASLGWSEAGRLEAGALADFCVIALDTPRTAGPPPSLGAEIAVFAASAADVRHLVVGGRHIVKDGAHQLVPDVGRALSDAVAALR